In the genome of Massilibacillus massiliensis, one region contains:
- the spo0A gene encoding sporulation transcription factor Spo0A: protein MIKEKIRVAVADDNREFVGIIQEYLSEQPDIEVVGVAYNGEEILEIIENEEPDVIILDIIMPHLDGIGVLEHINVSPLKRPKIIMLTAFGQESITQRVVELGADYYVLKPFNMEVLLSRIRQLAGTITEQRPLVAQAIKAHPIDIEVTNIIREIGIPAHIKGYQYLRDAIMMIVNEVDLLGAVTKVLYPLIAEKYSTTPSRVERAIRHAIEVAWGRGNMDMINKIFGYTIKLEKGKPTNSEFMAMIADKLRMEMRA, encoded by the coding sequence GTGATAAAAGAAAAAATTCGTGTTGCTGTAGCAGATGACAATCGGGAATTTGTGGGGATTATTCAAGAGTATCTTTCTGAACAACCAGATATTGAGGTAGTGGGAGTAGCCTACAATGGTGAAGAAATTTTGGAGATTATTGAGAATGAGGAGCCTGATGTTATAATTTTAGATATTATCATGCCTCATCTTGATGGAATTGGTGTGTTGGAACATATCAATGTTTCACCATTGAAACGACCTAAAATTATTATGTTGACAGCTTTTGGACAAGAAAGTATTACACAGAGAGTCGTTGAGTTGGGTGCTGATTATTACGTTTTAAAACCATTCAATATGGAAGTTTTATTAAGTCGAATTAGACAATTAGCAGGAACTATTACAGAGCAACGTCCATTAGTTGCTCAGGCGATTAAAGCACATCCAATTGATATTGAAGTTACGAACATTATTAGAGAAATAGGTATTCCGGCACATATAAAAGGATATCAGTACTTACGGGATGCAATTATGATGATCGTAAATGAAGTTGATCTTTTAGGTGCTGTAACGAAAGTGTTGTATCCATTAATTGCTGAAAAATATTCTACAACACCAAGTAGAGTAGAAAGAGCGATCCGTCATGCGATTGAGGTTGCTTGGGGAAGAGGTAATATGGATATGATCAATAAAATATTTGGTTATACAATAAAATTAGAAAAAGGTAAGCCTACAAATTCAGAATTTATGGCAATGATTGCAGATAAACTTAGAATGGAAATGCGTGCTTAG
- the xerD gene encoding site-specific tyrosine recombinase XerD — protein sequence MEGYVDQFINYLAVDRGLAKNTLESYGRDLRQFQRYLENGKFENIQDSSRTTIIDYLNNLKLQGKAVSTISRNIAALKAFYQYLVKENYLENDPAEKIETPKLEKRLPKILSISEVEELLKQPNVRLSVGLRDKAMLEVLYATGIRVSEIVALNISDINLDMGYVKCYGKGSKERIVPLGSIAVKSVHEYINKGRSKIVRTYEEPALFLNHHGNRLTRQGFWKIIKKYAGQAKIIKEITPHTLRHSFATHLLENGADLRSVQEMLGHADISTTQIYTQVTKNPLKEVYDRAHPRA from the coding sequence ATGGAAGGTTATGTTGATCAATTTATTAATTATTTGGCAGTTGATCGTGGTTTAGCTAAAAATACATTGGAATCTTATGGACGAGATTTGAGGCAATTTCAAAGATATTTAGAAAATGGAAAATTTGAAAATATCCAAGATTCTAGCAGAACAACCATTATAGATTATTTAAATAATTTAAAATTGCAAGGCAAGGCGGTTTCCACTATATCACGTAATATAGCTGCTTTAAAAGCTTTTTACCAATATTTAGTAAAAGAAAACTATTTAGAGAATGATCCAGCAGAAAAAATAGAAACACCAAAATTAGAGAAGCGATTACCCAAAATACTTTCGATCTCCGAGGTAGAGGAGTTGCTAAAGCAGCCGAATGTGAGACTGTCTGTTGGACTTAGAGATAAGGCAATGTTGGAAGTGTTATACGCCACAGGAATTCGTGTATCAGAAATTGTTGCTTTAAATATTTCTGACATTAATTTGGATATGGGATATGTTAAATGCTATGGTAAAGGATCAAAAGAACGTATTGTACCGCTTGGCTCAATTGCGGTAAAAAGTGTTCACGAATATATAAATAAAGGGCGTTCGAAAATTGTACGTACATATGAAGAACCAGCACTTTTTCTTAATCATCATGGAAATCGTTTAACTCGGCAAGGTTTTTGGAAAATTATAAAAAAGTATGCCGGTCAGGCAAAAATTATAAAAGAAATAACTCCGCATACACTTCGACATTCTTTTGCGACACATTTATTGGAAAATGGAGCAGATTTACGTTCGGTACAAGAAATGCTTGGTCATGCAGATATTTCCACAACGCAAATTTATACACAAGTGACTAAAAATCCCTTAAAAGAGGTATATGATAGAGCACATCCTCGAGCATAG
- the spoVAD gene encoding stage V sporulation protein AD yields MNKRCGKQSIVFVNQPIIISTANIGGPMEGQGLQGNYFDIIMKDNINSLDSWEQCESYMLEQVIKQASEKINISVENIEFILAGDLLNQLMSTHFAMRTLARPFLGLYGACSTMVESMLLGGIMIDGNFADVLAGAASSHHDAAERQYRFPTELGVQRPPVAQWTVTGAGAAILSSKGNGPKLTYATVGKIVDMGIKDPNSLGPAMAPAAVDTLITHFNDTGRSPEYYDMIFTGDLGDIGKEIVINLCAEKGFDLSKNYEDCGCIIYREEQDAHAGASGCASSAVVFCGYIYQMLCKKNYCKILLVGTGSLHSPTSYQQKESIPCIAHALAIEV; encoded by the coding sequence TTGAATAAAAGATGCGGCAAGCAAAGCATTGTTTTTGTAAACCAACCAATAATTATTAGTACAGCAAATATTGGTGGACCGATGGAAGGCCAAGGATTACAGGGAAACTATTTTGATATTATTATGAAAGATAACATTAATAGTCTGGATAGTTGGGAACAATGCGAATCTTATATGTTAGAACAAGTAATCAAGCAAGCAAGTGAAAAAATTAATATTTCTGTAGAAAATATAGAATTTATTTTAGCTGGCGATTTGTTAAATCAGTTGATGAGCACACATTTTGCAATGCGAACGTTAGCAAGACCTTTCTTAGGTTTATATGGTGCATGTTCTACTATGGTAGAAAGTATGTTACTTGGTGGTATCATGATAGATGGAAATTTTGCGGATGTTTTAGCGGGGGCGGCTTCCAGTCATCATGATGCGGCAGAACGGCAATACCGCTTTCCAACAGAATTAGGTGTACAACGGCCACCAGTTGCTCAGTGGACTGTAACAGGTGCAGGTGCAGCAATTTTATCTTCAAAAGGCAACGGACCGAAACTTACTTATGCAACAGTGGGGAAAATTGTAGATATGGGTATAAAAGATCCCAACTCGTTAGGACCTGCCATGGCACCAGCTGCTGTAGATACTTTAATTACACATTTTAATGATACAGGTCGAAGTCCGGAATACTATGATATGATTTTTACAGGTGATTTGGGCGATATAGGCAAGGAAATTGTGATCAATCTATGTGCAGAAAAAGGATTTGATTTATCTAAAAACTACGAAGACTGTGGATGTATTATTTATCGAGAAGAGCAAGATGCACATGCTGGTGCAAGTGGCTGTGCAAGCTCTGCAGTCGTATTTTGCGGATATATTTATCAAATGCTGTGTAAAAAAAACTATTGCAAAATATTATTAGTTGGTACGGGAAGCCTGCATAGTCCTACATCTTATCAGCAAAAAGAGTCAATTCCATGTATAGCACATGCATTGGCAATTGAGGTATAG
- the spoIIAB gene encoding anti-sigma F factor, giving the protein MQIKNQIKISLQSLGENIGLTRVAAAAFASQANLTLPEIEEIKVAISEAVSNSVIHAYEKKEEIIDLIMNLYADRMEFIIRDYGKGIADIKEARKPSYSSDPERMGLGFAFMESFMDSLDIKSEIGKGTTVKMIKNISNQDIH; this is encoded by the coding sequence ATGCAAATAAAAAATCAAATAAAAATATCATTACAAAGTTTAGGTGAAAATATTGGGTTAACAAGAGTCGCAGCAGCAGCCTTTGCTTCACAAGCAAATCTTACATTACCAGAAATTGAGGAAATAAAAGTTGCGATATCGGAAGCTGTTTCTAATTCAGTAATTCATGCCTATGAAAAAAAGGAAGAGATTATTGATTTGATTATGAATTTATATGCGGATAGAATGGAATTCATTATTCGAGATTACGGAAAAGGTATTGCAGATATAAAAGAAGCAAGAAAACCTTCTTATTCTAGCGATCCTGAAAGAATGGGGCTCGGTTTTGCTTTTATGGAATCTTTCATGGATTCATTAGATATAAAATCAGAAATAGGCAAAGGCACCACTGTTAAAATGATAAAAAATATATCAAATCAAGATATACATTAG
- a CDS encoding NUDIX domain-containing protein: MSKDLEETLISKEHVFDGQLLKVRKDTVLLPNGKEAVREWIQHPGAVAVVPILEDGRIVMVKQFRYPVGKITLEIPAGKLDKGEDPDKCALRELKEETGYTPKTIKKLTTIGTTMAFSNEVIHLYVAEGLIEGEQCLDEDEFLHVEKYEVEEIKKMIQEEQIYDAKSLVAILMTLNRKDKMV; this comes from the coding sequence ATGAGTAAAGATTTAGAAGAAACGTTGATTAGCAAAGAACATGTTTTTGATGGGCAATTATTAAAAGTTCGTAAAGATACAGTGTTATTACCAAATGGAAAAGAGGCAGTTCGAGAGTGGATCCAACATCCAGGCGCAGTTGCTGTTGTGCCTATTTTGGAAGATGGAAGAATCGTTATGGTAAAACAATTTCGGTACCCTGTAGGAAAAATTACGTTAGAAATTCCGGCAGGAAAATTAGATAAAGGTGAAGATCCTGATAAGTGTGCGCTTCGCGAATTAAAAGAAGAGACTGGATATACCCCAAAAACAATTAAAAAGTTAACGACAATTGGAACTACGATGGCATTTTCGAATGAAGTAATTCATCTTTATGTTGCAGAAGGATTAATAGAAGGCGAGCAATGTTTAGATGAAGATGAGTTTCTGCATGTTGAAAAATATGAAGTAGAAGAAATAAAGAAAATGATTCAGGAAGAACAAATCTACGATGCTAAAAGTTTAGTTGCGATTTTGATGACGTTAAATAGAAAGGACAAAATGGTATAA
- the spoVAC gene encoding stage V sporulation protein AC: protein MQKKQMEETRKKQYQDRVNKIIPKPPIFKNLLWAFFVGGIICVIGQFIQHYFVSIELSQKDATASTSIVMVFLGAFLTGLGIYDEIGKRAGAGSVVPITGFANSIVACAMEFKREGFVFGIGAKMFVIAGPVIVYSLVTAFIVGIIHWFRVFY, encoded by the coding sequence TTGCAAAAAAAGCAAATGGAAGAAACAAGAAAAAAACAATATCAAGATAGAGTAAATAAAATAATTCCTAAACCGCCAATATTTAAAAACTTGTTATGGGCATTTTTTGTTGGAGGAATTATATGTGTAATTGGGCAATTCATCCAGCATTATTTTGTATCTATAGAATTAAGTCAAAAGGATGCAACAGCTTCTACATCTATCGTAATGGTATTTTTAGGAGCATTTTTAACTGGGTTAGGAATATATGACGAAATAGGCAAACGAGCTGGTGCCGGTTCCGTTGTACCAATTACTGGCTTTGCAAATTCTATCGTTGCATGTGCAATGGAATTTAAAAGAGAAGGTTTTGTATTTGGTATTGGAGCAAAAATGTTTGTCATAGCAGGACCTGTTATTGTCTATAGTCTTGTTACTGCTTTTATTGTAGGGATAATTCATTGGTTTAGAGTCTTTTATTAA
- a CDS encoding SigF/SigG family RNA polymerase sporulation sigma factor has translation MLDDEELSIFITKAQEGDPTAKEYILKENINLVRSIVHRFLNRGYEWDDLFQIGCIGLIKAIDRFDKNFNVKFSTYAVPMIIGEIRRFMRDDNPIKVSRPLKDIAYKVHKTQEGLQGILGRDPTILEIADKIDLAPQEIVAALEAVQPIVSLYEPTINDRGDQLLLLDQIKSNDSLENENNNLEKIALQEVLKNLPERERNVIILRFYKDKTQAEIAKLIGLSQVQVSRIEKQALKRIRMFL, from the coding sequence ATGTTAGATGATGAGGAACTAAGTATATTTATTACAAAGGCCCAAGAGGGGGATCCCACAGCAAAAGAATATATCTTAAAAGAAAATATAAATTTAGTGCGCAGTATTGTACATCGATTTCTTAACCGTGGTTATGAATGGGATGATCTATTTCAAATAGGATGTATTGGATTAATTAAAGCCATTGATCGATTTGATAAAAATTTCAATGTGAAATTTTCAACCTATGCGGTTCCTATGATTATCGGAGAAATAAGACGATTTATGCGTGATGACAACCCAATAAAAGTAAGTAGACCGTTAAAAGATATTGCCTATAAAGTACATAAAACGCAAGAAGGGCTACAAGGTATTTTAGGGCGAGATCCAACGATTCTTGAAATTGCCGATAAAATAGATTTGGCACCTCAAGAAATCGTTGCTGCGTTGGAAGCAGTGCAACCGATTGTTTCACTTTATGAACCGACGATTAACGATCGTGGTGATCAACTATTACTTTTAGATCAAATCAAATCAAATGATAGTTTAGAAAATGAAAATAACAACTTGGAAAAAATAGCATTGCAGGAAGTTTTGAAAAATTTACCTGAGAGAGAACGTAATGTGATTATACTTCGTTTTTATAAAGACAAGACGCAAGCAGAAATTGCTAAATTAATTGGGTTATCTCAAGTCCAAGTATCTAGGATTGAGAAACAAGCGTTAAAACGAATAAGGATGTTTTTATAG
- a CDS encoding dodecin family protein, translating to MVVKVIELVGSSQHNWTDAVDNAVSEASKTIDNILGVEVTNFTANIHDGHIAEYRADVKLAFKVKH from the coding sequence GTGGTTGTAAAAGTAATTGAATTGGTTGGTAGTTCTCAACATAATTGGACAGATGCCGTTGATAATGCAGTTAGTGAAGCATCTAAGACGATTGACAATATCTTAGGAGTTGAGGTAACAAATTTTACGGCAAATATTCATGATGGACATATAGCGGAATATCGTGCTGATGTAAAATTAGCATTTAAGGTGAAACATTAA
- the spoIIM gene encoding stage II sporulation protein M: MLAYFRQGLKEYIKNNIVKFFFVILIFSIGVVFGAMAIKILPEGQKSELAGYLNIFFQDIAAHTEYSLDLFLTVLGNNLKFVLVIWILGFTIIGIPFILFIVFTRGFIIGFTVGILVNEFVFKGLLFALVAILPHNFLAIPILILISIFSINFSMQIINKKKQINSKLLANSINYSIVCVILSLGMLISTLLEVYVSPVFMKFVASLF, encoded by the coding sequence ATGCTGGCATATTTTCGGCAAGGGTTAAAAGAATACATAAAAAATAATATTGTAAAGTTTTTTTTCGTAATATTAATTTTTAGTATTGGTGTTGTATTTGGAGCAATGGCAATAAAAATTCTACCAGAGGGCCAAAAAAGCGAGCTAGCAGGATATCTAAATATTTTTTTTCAAGATATTGCAGCGCATACAGAATATAGTCTTGATTTGTTTTTAACAGTTTTGGGAAATAATTTAAAATTTGTTCTCGTTATTTGGATTTTAGGATTTACTATAATTGGAATTCCATTTATTTTGTTTATTGTTTTCACGCGAGGATTTATTATTGGATTTACTGTGGGAATCTTGGTGAATGAGTTTGTATTTAAAGGATTGTTGTTTGCGCTCGTTGCTATATTACCACATAATTTTTTAGCGATTCCGATACTTATTTTAATTAGTATTTTTTCAATTAATTTTTCTATGCAGATTATTAATAAGAAGAAACAAATCAATTCTAAATTATTAGCAAATTCGATTAATTATAGTATTGTTTGCGTTATATTATCTTTAGGCATGTTGATTAGCACATTGCTCGAAGTATATGTATCCCCTGTATTTATGAAATTTGTAGCAAGTTTATTCTAG
- a CDS encoding STAS domain-containing protein, protein MEVTATITKGILIVRVIGEFDMYGAEKFRQIVDEYLHTMGIKDVVIDLKEVAFIDSSGIGVILGRYKKVMHVKGNICLIGVCDSVRKILELSGVLKILKVYDDEFEAVSCL, encoded by the coding sequence ATGGAAGTAACAGCAACGATAACAAAAGGTATACTTATAGTAAGAGTAATAGGAGAATTTGATATGTATGGGGCTGAAAAATTCCGTCAAATCGTGGATGAATATTTACATACCATGGGAATTAAAGATGTAGTAATTGACTTAAAAGAGGTGGCTTTTATTGATAGTTCTGGGATTGGGGTTATCTTGGGACGCTATAAGAAAGTTATGCATGTGAAGGGGAATATATGCTTAATTGGAGTTTGTGATTCAGTAAGAAAAATTTTAGAGTTGTCAGGGGTTTTAAAAATACTAAAAGTTTATGATGATGAATTTGAAGCAGTTTCATGTTTATAG
- the spoVAE gene encoding stage V sporulation protein AE, which yields MQEYIMAFLVGGVICIIGQLLMDLTNLTPAHVLVLFVVVGAILGGLGWYQPLVELGGAGATVPLTGFGNSLAVGTIEAVDKYGFLGVFNGALTATAAGIMAAIVFGFFMAVIFNPKG from the coding sequence GTGCAAGAATATATTATGGCTTTTTTAGTTGGCGGGGTTATTTGTATCATCGGACAATTATTAATGGATTTAACAAATTTAACTCCGGCTCATGTACTTGTTTTATTTGTTGTCGTGGGAGCTATTTTAGGCGGTCTAGGTTGGTATCAACCTCTAGTCGAGTTAGGTGGCGCCGGTGCAACAGTTCCTTTAACGGGGTTTGGTAATTCACTTGCTGTAGGAACAATAGAAGCTGTTGATAAATACGGCTTTCTAGGTGTCTTTAATGGCGCACTAACAGCAACAGCGGCTGGAATTATGGCTGCCATTGTTTTTGGTTTTTTTATGGCGGTTATATTTAATCCTAAAGGATGA